One region of Catenuloplanes indicus genomic DNA includes:
- a CDS encoding bifunctional glycosyltransferase family 2/GtrA family protein — translation MPITAGESAPPATAPVTAALDVVIPVYNEERDLEPCVRRLHEHLSASFPYPFRITVADNASTDGTLEVARRLAAALPGVSVTHLPRKGRGHALKEVWSASGAPVLAYMDVDLSTDLAALLPLVAPLISGHSDVAIGSRLSRNARVVRGAKREIISRGYNLILRGTLQASFSDAQCGFKAIRKDVADRLLPLVEDTGWFFDTELLVLAQRAGLRIHEVPVDWVDDPDSRVDIVSTAVADLKGIARLGRALATGRLPVAELRTQLGRAPLAPVPGVPVGMTGQLLRFAAVGVASTLAYLVIYALLRLGLGAQAANLLALLITAVGNTAANRRFTFGVQGTEGAARHHLQGLMIFGLGLGLTSGSLAALHAVTETPHRVIELLILVGANLMATLLRFLLMRAWVFTKA, via the coding sequence ATGCCGATCACCGCCGGAGAGAGCGCACCGCCGGCGACCGCACCGGTCACCGCCGCGCTCGACGTGGTCATCCCGGTCTACAACGAGGAGCGCGACCTGGAGCCGTGCGTGCGCCGGCTGCACGAGCACCTCAGCGCGTCCTTCCCGTACCCGTTCCGGATCACCGTCGCGGACAACGCCAGCACGGACGGCACGCTCGAGGTCGCGCGGCGGCTCGCGGCGGCGCTACCCGGCGTGTCGGTCACCCACCTGCCGCGCAAGGGCCGCGGCCATGCGCTGAAGGAGGTGTGGTCCGCGTCCGGCGCGCCGGTGCTGGCGTACATGGACGTGGACCTCTCCACCGACCTGGCCGCGCTGCTGCCGCTGGTCGCGCCGCTGATCTCCGGGCACAGCGACGTGGCGATCGGGTCCCGGCTGTCCCGCAACGCGCGGGTGGTCCGCGGCGCCAAGCGCGAGATCATCTCCCGCGGCTACAACCTGATCCTGCGCGGCACGTTGCAGGCCAGCTTCTCCGACGCGCAGTGCGGCTTCAAGGCGATCCGCAAGGACGTGGCCGACCGGCTGCTGCCGCTGGTCGAGGACACCGGCTGGTTCTTCGACACCGAACTGCTGGTCCTGGCGCAGCGCGCCGGCCTGCGGATCCACGAGGTGCCGGTGGACTGGGTCGACGACCCGGACAGCCGCGTCGACATCGTGTCGACCGCGGTCGCGGATCTGAAGGGCATCGCCCGCCTCGGCCGCGCGCTCGCCACCGGCCGGCTGCCCGTGGCCGAGCTGCGCACCCAGCTCGGCCGCGCGCCGCTCGCCCCGGTCCCTGGCGTACCGGTGGGGATGACCGGCCAGCTGCTGCGGTTCGCCGCGGTCGGCGTGGCCAGCACGCTCGCATACCTGGTGATCTATGCACTCCTCCGGCTCGGTCTCGGAGCGCAGGCCGCGAACCTGCTGGCGTTGCTGATTACCGCGGTCGGCAACACGGCCGCGAACCGGCGCTTCACGTTCGGCGTGCAGGGCACCGAGGGCGCGGCGCGGCACCACCTCCAGGGATTGATGATCTTCGGTCTAGGCCTCGGCTTGACCAGCGGATCACTGGCCGCGTTGCACGCAGTCACAGAGACCCCACACAGGGTCATTGAGCTGCTGATACTCGTCGGCGCCAACCTGATGGCCACCTTGCTGCGGTTCCTCCTGATGCGGGCCTGGGTCTTCACGAAGGCGTGA
- a CDS encoding glycosyltransferase — MRILFSFIGGFGHFLPLVPIARAAQRAGHTVAVLGGPQMAGAIRDAGFVPLSDGGPPPAEPRPEREPLAPLDLERERRVITDHFIRKSGRERAAQILELADRWRPDLIVCDEVNVGAMIAAEKLGLPYATVVVLVAGSFMQAGYTAEAIGEVRAEFGLPPDRELAMLGRHLMLEPAPPGFRDPAFPLPPTARAIRPASALPVPAERGERPLIYFTLGTAFNTESGDLFERMLAGLRELPADLVMTVGRHIDPAVFGPQPPHVRIERFVPQDELLHRCDLVISHGGSGSVLGAIAHGLPMLLTPLGADQPDNGARVEALGLGRVLHAETVKPERAAAEVAAVLADDGYRQRVRDLRAGWESLPGPDEAVAMLASIGLS; from the coding sequence ATGCGCATCCTCTTCTCCTTCATCGGGGGGTTCGGGCACTTCCTGCCGCTCGTCCCGATCGCCCGCGCGGCGCAGCGGGCCGGCCACACCGTCGCGGTGCTGGGCGGGCCGCAGATGGCCGGCGCGATCCGGGACGCCGGGTTCGTGCCGCTGTCCGACGGCGGGCCGCCGCCGGCGGAGCCGCGGCCCGAGCGCGAACCGCTCGCTCCGCTGGACCTGGAGCGCGAGCGGCGGGTCATCACGGATCACTTCATCCGCAAGTCGGGACGGGAGCGCGCGGCGCAAATCCTGGAACTGGCGGACCGGTGGCGGCCGGATCTGATCGTCTGCGACGAGGTGAACGTGGGCGCGATGATCGCGGCGGAGAAGCTGGGCCTGCCGTATGCGACCGTGGTGGTGCTGGTGGCCGGCTCGTTCATGCAGGCCGGATACACGGCGGAGGCGATCGGCGAGGTGCGCGCCGAGTTCGGCCTGCCGCCGGACCGGGAGCTGGCCATGCTCGGGCGGCACCTGATGCTGGAGCCGGCCCCGCCCGGCTTCCGCGACCCGGCGTTCCCGCTGCCGCCCACGGCCCGCGCGATCCGGCCGGCCTCGGCGTTGCCCGTGCCGGCGGAACGCGGCGAACGCCCGCTGATCTACTTCACGCTCGGCACCGCGTTCAACACCGAGTCCGGCGACCTGTTCGAGCGGATGCTCGCGGGCCTGCGTGAGCTGCCCGCCGACCTGGTGATGACCGTGGGCCGGCACATCGATCCGGCGGTCTTCGGCCCGCAGCCGCCGCACGTGCGGATCGAACGGTTCGTGCCGCAGGACGAGCTGCTGCACCGCTGCGATCTGGTCATCTCGCACGGTGGCTCGGGCAGCGTGCTCGGCGCGATCGCGCATGGCCTGCCGATGCTGCTGACCCCGCTCGGTGCGGACCAGCCGGACAACGGCGCCCGGGTGGAGGCGCTGGGCCTCGGCCGGGTGCTGCACGCGGAGACGGTCAAGCCGGAGCGGGCCGCGGCCGAGGTCGCCGCGGTGCTGGCCGACGACGGTTATCGTCAGCGGGTACGCGACCTGCGCGCGGGATGGGAGTCGCTGCCCGGCCCGGACGAGGCGGTCGCGATGCTGGCGAGCATCGGGCTCAGCTGA
- the dnaE gene encoding DNA polymerase III subunit alpha: MGDSFVHLHVHTEYSMLDGAARLKDLFKEAKRLGMPAVAISDHGNMHGAYDFYKQAKAAEITPIIGVEAYVAPESRFHKQRVKWGRPEQKSDDVSGNGAITHMTMWAQSAEGLKNLFKLNSRASFEGHYVKWPRMDMELISEHAKGIMATTGCPSGAVQTRLRLGQPEEALKVAGQYQDIFGKDNYFLEIMDHGLEIERRVRDGLLEISRKLNIKPVVTNDSHYTYEEQSAAHDVLLCVQTGANVDDPNRFRFDGNGYFVKSADQMRAIDSSDAWQEGCKNTLLVAEKVDTTGMFTFKNLMPRFPVPEGHTEESYFRQEAFEGLKRRFPNGIPETHVAQAEYELGIIIQMGFPSYFLVVADFIQWSKRNGIAVGPGRGSAAGSLVAYALGITDLDPLPHGLIFERFLNPDRVSMPDVDIDFDERRRAEVIRYVTDKWGEDRVAQIATFGTIKAKAAIKDSARVLGYPYAVGDRITKAMPPAVMGKDIPLSGIFDSNHPRYSEATEIRALYEAEHDVKKVIDTARGIEGLIRQTGVHAAGVIMSAEPIIEHIPLMRRDADGAIITQFDYPTCETLGLLKMDFLGLRNLTIIDDAVKNIEINHGLKLDLLALELDDKATYELLARGDTLGVFQLDGGPMRSLLRLMKPDNFEDISAVLALYRPGPMGADSHTNYALRKNGLQDIIPIHPELEEPLKEILGPTYGLIVYQEQVQRAAQKLAGYSLGQADLLRRAMGKKKKEVLEKEFVPFRDGMRGNGYSDEAIQKLWDVLVPFADYAFNKAHTAGYGLVSYWTGYLKANYPAEYMAGLLTSVGDDKDKMALYLAECRRMGISVLPPDVNESAGPFTPVGKDIRFGLAAVRNVGTNVVEAIRRCRDEKGKYTDFYDFLSKVDAVACNKKTIESLIKAGAFDSMGHTRKGLLAVHAEAIDAYSGVKKNEAVGQFDLFGAGFGDAAPSATVAMPTIPDSEWDKRDKLAFEREMLGLYVSDHPLFGLEHVLQQHADTSIAALAEEGTVPDGAVVTLAGILSGVQRRVTKQGKAWASATLEGLAGGVEALFFPNTYEMVGQYIAEDAIVVVKGRIDRRDDTPRIMAMDMMMPDVTANPDAKPVVLTMPITRCTPPLVERLKEVLMLHPGDNEIHVKLVNGGRTTVLRLGTRVAPTTALMGDLKSVLGPAAVG, translated from the coding sequence GTGGGCGATTCGTTCGTGCACCTCCACGTGCACACGGAGTATTCGATGCTCGACGGAGCGGCCCGGTTGAAGGATCTCTTCAAGGAGGCGAAGCGGCTCGGCATGCCGGCCGTGGCGATCAGTGACCACGGCAACATGCACGGGGCGTACGACTTCTACAAGCAGGCCAAGGCCGCGGAGATCACGCCGATCATCGGCGTCGAGGCGTACGTCGCACCCGAGTCCCGCTTCCACAAGCAGCGCGTGAAGTGGGGTCGGCCGGAGCAGAAGTCGGACGACGTCTCCGGTAACGGCGCGATCACCCACATGACCATGTGGGCGCAGTCCGCGGAGGGCCTGAAGAACCTCTTCAAGCTGAACTCGCGCGCCTCGTTCGAGGGCCACTACGTCAAGTGGCCGCGGATGGACATGGAGCTGATCTCCGAGCACGCCAAGGGGATCATGGCGACCACCGGCTGCCCGTCCGGCGCGGTGCAGACCCGCCTGCGCCTGGGCCAGCCCGAGGAGGCGCTCAAGGTCGCCGGGCAGTACCAGGACATCTTCGGGAAGGACAACTACTTCCTGGAAATCATGGATCACGGGCTGGAGATCGAGCGCCGGGTCCGCGACGGCCTGCTGGAGATCAGCCGGAAGCTGAACATCAAGCCGGTGGTCACCAACGACTCGCACTACACCTACGAGGAGCAGTCCGCCGCGCACGACGTGCTGCTCTGCGTGCAGACAGGCGCGAACGTGGACGACCCGAACCGGTTCCGGTTCGACGGCAACGGCTACTTCGTGAAGTCCGCGGACCAGATGCGGGCGATCGACTCCTCCGACGCCTGGCAGGAGGGGTGTAAAAACACGCTGCTGGTGGCCGAGAAGGTCGACACCACCGGCATGTTCACGTTCAAGAACCTGATGCCGCGCTTCCCGGTGCCGGAGGGCCACACGGAGGAGTCGTACTTCCGGCAGGAGGCGTTCGAGGGGCTCAAGCGGCGCTTCCCGAACGGCATCCCGGAGACGCACGTCGCGCAGGCGGAGTACGAGCTCGGGATCATCATCCAGATGGGCTTCCCGTCATACTTCCTGGTGGTCGCGGACTTCATCCAGTGGTCGAAGCGGAACGGCATCGCGGTCGGCCCGGGTCGTGGCTCCGCGGCCGGCTCGCTGGTGGCGTACGCGCTGGGCATCACCGACCTGGACCCGCTGCCGCACGGCCTGATCTTCGAGCGGTTCCTGAACCCGGACCGCGTCTCGATGCCCGACGTCGACATCGACTTCGACGAGCGCCGGCGTGCCGAGGTGATCCGCTACGTGACGGACAAGTGGGGCGAGGACCGGGTCGCCCAGATCGCCACGTTCGGCACGATCAAGGCGAAGGCCGCGATCAAGGACTCCGCCCGCGTGCTCGGCTACCCGTACGCGGTCGGCGACCGGATCACCAAGGCCATGCCGCCGGCCGTGATGGGCAAGGACATCCCGCTCTCCGGCATCTTCGACTCGAACCACCCGCGGTACTCCGAGGCGACCGAGATCCGCGCGCTCTACGAGGCGGAGCACGACGTCAAGAAGGTGATCGACACCGCGCGCGGGATCGAGGGCCTGATCCGGCAGACCGGCGTGCACGCCGCCGGCGTCATCATGTCCGCCGAGCCGATCATCGAGCACATCCCGCTGATGCGCCGGGACGCGGACGGCGCGATCATCACGCAGTTCGACTACCCGACCTGCGAGACGCTCGGCCTGCTGAAGATGGACTTCCTCGGCCTGCGCAACCTGACGATCATCGACGACGCGGTCAAGAACATCGAGATCAACCACGGTCTCAAGCTGGACCTGCTCGCGCTGGAGCTGGACGACAAGGCCACCTACGAGCTGCTGGCCCGCGGTGACACGCTCGGCGTGTTCCAGCTCGACGGCGGCCCGATGCGCTCGCTGCTGCGCCTGATGAAACCGGACAACTTCGAGGACATCTCGGCGGTGCTGGCGCTCTACCGGCCCGGCCCGATGGGTGCGGACTCGCACACCAACTATGCGCTGCGCAAGAACGGCCTGCAGGACATCATCCCGATCCACCCGGAGCTGGAGGAGCCGCTCAAGGAGATCCTCGGCCCGACCTACGGGCTGATCGTCTACCAGGAGCAGGTGCAGCGCGCCGCACAGAAGCTGGCCGGTTACTCGCTCGGCCAGGCCGACCTGCTGCGCCGCGCGATGGGCAAGAAGAAGAAAGAGGTGCTGGAGAAGGAGTTCGTCCCGTTCCGCGACGGCATGCGCGGCAACGGCTACTCCGACGAGGCGATCCAGAAGCTCTGGGACGTGCTGGTCCCGTTCGCGGACTACGCGTTCAACAAGGCACACACCGCCGGCTACGGGCTGGTCTCCTACTGGACCGGCTACCTCAAGGCCAACTACCCCGCGGAGTACATGGCCGGCCTGCTCACCTCGGTCGGCGACGACAAGGACAAGATGGCGCTCTACCTCGCCGAGTGCCGGCGGATGGGGATCAGCGTGCTCCCGCCGGACGTCAACGAGTCGGCCGGCCCGTTCACCCCGGTCGGCAAGGACATCCGGTTCGGTCTCGCCGCGGTCCGCAACGTCGGCACGAACGTGGTGGAGGCGATCCGCCGCTGCCGGGACGAGAAGGGCAAGTACACCGACTTCTACGACTTCCTGTCCAAGGTCGACGCGGTCGCCTGCAACAAGAAGACGATCGAATCGCTGATCAAGGCCGGCGCGTTCGACTCGATGGGCCACACCCGCAAGGGCCTGCTCGCCGTGCACGCGGAGGCGATCGACGCGTACTCCGGCGTCAAGAAGAACGAGGCGGTCGGCCAGTTCGACCTGTTCGGCGCCGGCTTCGGCGACGCGGCCCCGTCCGCCACCGTGGCCATGCCGACCATCCCCGACTCGGAGTGGGACAAGCGCGACAAGCTGGCGTTCGAGCGCGAGATGCTCGGCCTCTACGTCTCCGACCACCCGCTCTTCGGCCTCGAGCACGTCCTCCAGCAGCACGCCGACACCAGCATCGCCGCGCTCGCCGAGGAGGGCACCGTCCCGGACGGCGCCGTCGTCACGCTGGCCGGCATCCTCTCCGGCGTCCAGCGCCGCGTCACCAAGCAGGGCAAGGCCTGGGCCTCCGCCACGCTGGAGGGCCTGGCCGGCGGCGTCGAGGCACTGTTCTTCCCGAACACCTACGAGATGGTCGGCCAGTACATCGCCGAGGACGCGATCGTCGTCGTCAAGGGCCGCATCGACCGCCGCGACGACACCCCGCGCATCATGGCGATGGACATGATGATGCCCGACGTCACCGCCAACCCCGACGCCAAGCCCGTCGTGCTCACCATGCCGATCACCCGCTGCACCCCACCCCTGGTCGAACGCCTGAAGGAGGTGCTGATGCTGCACCCCGGCGACAACGAGATCCACGTCAAACTCGTCAACGGCGGCCGCACCACCGTCCTCCGCCTCGGCACCCGCGTCGCTCCGACCACCGCCCTGATGGGCGACCTGAAGAGCGTCCTCGGCCCCGCAGCCGTCGGCTGA
- a CDS encoding ArnT family glycosyltransferase, protein MTSTLPTSPPPPPEAPATAEVPATAEAPATAEAPATAEAPATAEAPATAEAPATAEAPATAEAPLDAPAAAPAVPRSRRERILRGPDDDPAWARPALYALLIATGVLYIWGLSASGWANSFYAAAVQAGSESWKAFFFGSSDAANFITVDKTPLSLWPMALTARIFGMSSWSMLVPQALMGVGSVALLYATVRRWFPPAAALLAGAVLATTPVAALMFRFNNPDALLVLLMIAACWAMVRALETGATTWLLLCGAFMGLGYLAKMLQVLLILPALGLVYLIAGPPRLGRRILQLLGAAGAMIVAAGWWILAVELWPEDSRPYIGGSQNNSILELTLGYNGLGRLNGNETGSVGGGGTGGPGGMAGPGGGGGMWGESGILRMFDSAQGGQIAWLLPAALLLMIAGLVITARRARTDRTRAAFVLWGGWLVVTALTFSFMQGIFHAYYTVALAPAIGALTGMGGTLLWSRRRRPWAIALLAVTVAGTAVWAWVLLGRSADWLPWLRWTVLIGGIAAAVALAATSRLAARIAVPVGVVAAAITLAAPAAYAIDTAGTPHTGSIPSAGPMTAGGFGGGPGGGGRGGRGGFPGGFPGGGQAIPGGGQTMPGGGQAMPNGVFPGGAQGQPFYGFGGRGNAGGMGGLLNGSAPSDEMIALLEKDADRYTWIAAAVGSNRASGYQLATGDPVMAIGGFNGTDPAPSLAQFQEYVEEGKIHYFIGDGGFGGGGRDGSSQVSAEIATWVQANFASQTVDDTTVYDLTVPASASQES, encoded by the coding sequence ATGACCTCGACGTTGCCCACCTCGCCTCCGCCACCCCCGGAGGCGCCGGCCACCGCGGAGGTACCGGCCACCGCGGAGGCACCGGCCACCGCGGAGGCACCGGCCACCGCGGAGGCACCGGCCACCGCGGAGGCACCGGCCACCGCGGAGGCACCGGCCACCGCGGAGGCACCGGCCACCGCGGAGGCACCGCTGGATGCGCCCGCGGCGGCGCCGGCCGTGCCGCGGTCGCGGCGGGAGCGGATCCTCCGCGGGCCGGATGACGACCCGGCCTGGGCCCGTCCCGCGCTCTACGCGCTGCTGATCGCGACCGGCGTCCTCTACATCTGGGGCCTCAGCGCCTCCGGCTGGGCGAACTCGTTCTACGCGGCCGCGGTGCAGGCCGGCTCGGAGAGCTGGAAGGCGTTCTTCTTCGGCTCCTCGGACGCGGCGAATTTCATCACCGTCGACAAGACGCCGCTCTCGCTGTGGCCGATGGCACTCACCGCCCGGATCTTCGGCATGAGTTCGTGGAGCATGCTGGTCCCGCAGGCGCTGATGGGCGTCGGCTCGGTCGCGCTGCTCTACGCCACGGTCCGGCGCTGGTTCCCGCCCGCGGCCGCGCTGCTGGCCGGCGCGGTGCTGGCCACCACCCCGGTCGCGGCGCTGATGTTCCGCTTCAACAACCCGGACGCGCTGCTCGTACTGCTGATGATCGCGGCGTGCTGGGCGATGGTCCGCGCGCTGGAGACGGGCGCGACCACCTGGCTGCTGCTCTGCGGCGCCTTCATGGGCCTCGGCTACCTGGCCAAGATGCTCCAGGTGCTGCTGATCCTGCCCGCGCTCGGCCTGGTCTACCTGATCGCCGGCCCACCGCGGCTCGGCAGGCGGATCCTGCAGTTGCTCGGCGCGGCCGGCGCGATGATCGTCGCGGCCGGCTGGTGGATCCTCGCGGTCGAGCTGTGGCCGGAGGACTCCCGGCCGTACATCGGCGGTTCGCAGAACAACAGCATCCTGGAGCTCACACTCGGCTACAACGGGCTCGGGCGGCTCAACGGCAACGAGACCGGCAGCGTCGGCGGTGGCGGCACCGGCGGTCCTGGCGGCATGGCCGGGCCGGGCGGCGGCGGTGGCATGTGGGGCGAGTCCGGCATCCTGCGGATGTTCGACTCCGCACAGGGCGGTCAGATCGCCTGGCTGCTGCCGGCCGCGCTGCTGCTGATGATCGCCGGACTGGTGATCACCGCGCGCCGGGCGCGCACCGACCGTACCCGTGCGGCTTTTGTGCTCTGGGGTGGCTGGCTCGTCGTCACCGCGCTCACGTTCAGCTTCATGCAGGGCATCTTTCACGCGTACTACACGGTCGCGCTGGCGCCGGCGATCGGCGCGCTGACCGGCATGGGCGGAACGCTGCTCTGGTCCCGGCGGCGCAGGCCGTGGGCGATCGCGCTGCTGGCCGTGACGGTCGCGGGCACCGCGGTCTGGGCCTGGGTGCTGCTCGGGCGCAGCGCGGACTGGCTGCCCTGGCTGCGCTGGACCGTGCTGATCGGCGGGATCGCGGCCGCGGTGGCGCTGGCGGCGACCAGCCGGCTGGCCGCGCGGATCGCGGTGCCGGTCGGCGTGGTCGCGGCCGCGATCACGCTGGCGGCACCCGCTGCCTACGCCATCGACACCGCGGGTACGCCGCACACCGGCTCGATCCCGTCGGCCGGGCCGATGACGGCCGGTGGCTTCGGCGGCGGTCCGGGCGGCGGCGGACGCGGCGGCCGAGGCGGTTTCCCCGGCGGCTTCCCGGGCGGCGGCCAGGCCATCCCCGGTGGAGGGCAGACCATGCCCGGCGGCGGCCAGGCCATGCCGAACGGCGTTTTTCCCGGCGGCGCGCAGGGGCAGCCGTTCTACGGCTTCGGTGGCCGGGGCAACGCCGGAGGCATGGGTGGGCTGCTCAACGGCTCCGCGCCGAGCGACGAGATGATCGCGCTGCTGGAGAAGGACGCGGATCGATACACCTGGATCGCGGCCGCGGTGGGCTCGAACCGCGCCTCCGGGTATCAGCTGGCCACCGGTGACCCGGTGATGGCGATCGGCGGCTTCAACGGCACCGATCCGGCACCCTCGCTCGCGCAGTTCCAGGAGTACGTCGAAGAAGGAAAGATCCACTACTTCATCGGGGACGGCGGCTTCGGCGGCGGCGGACGCGACGGCAGCAGCCAGGTCAGCGCGGAGATCGCCACGTGGGTCCAGGCCAACTTCGCGTCGCAGACCGTGGACGACACAACCGTCTACGACCTGACCGTGCCCGCCTCCGCGTCGCAGGAGAGCTGA
- a CDS encoding class I SAM-dependent methyltransferase, with protein sequence MYTHGHHESVLRSHRWRTAENSAAHLLPHLRPGQSLLDIGAGPGTITMDLAALVAPGRVTATEISEDALALSRAEAATRGITTVDFTVADVHTLPFPDDTFDVVHAHQVLQHVTDPVRALTEMRRVCRPGGVVAVRDSDYDRFAWHPAVPELDEWLALYRATARANGGEPDAGRRLLSWALAAGYTDITPGAAVWCYATPDDRRWWGALWADRITQSAMAHQILAAGTATEHDLQRLATAWRRWSDAPDGWFTILHGELLCRA encoded by the coding sequence ATGTACACGCACGGTCATCATGAGTCGGTGCTGCGCTCGCACCGCTGGCGCACCGCGGAGAACTCGGCCGCCCACCTGCTGCCGCACCTGCGCCCCGGCCAGTCACTGCTGGACATCGGCGCCGGCCCCGGAACGATCACCATGGACCTGGCCGCGCTGGTCGCACCGGGCCGGGTCACCGCCACCGAGATCAGCGAGGACGCGCTGGCACTGTCCCGGGCCGAGGCCGCCACCCGCGGCATCACCACCGTCGATTTCACGGTGGCCGACGTGCACACGCTGCCGTTCCCCGACGACACGTTCGACGTGGTCCACGCCCACCAGGTGCTCCAGCACGTCACCGACCCGGTCCGCGCACTCACCGAGATGCGCCGCGTCTGCCGGCCCGGCGGCGTGGTCGCGGTCCGCGACAGCGACTATGACCGCTTCGCCTGGCACCCCGCAGTCCCGGAACTGGACGAGTGGCTCGCGCTCTACCGCGCCACCGCCCGCGCCAACGGCGGCGAGCCCGACGCCGGCCGCCGCCTGCTCTCCTGGGCCCTGGCCGCCGGCTACACCGACATCACACCTGGCGCCGCCGTCTGGTGCTACGCCACCCCCGACGACCGCCGCTGGTGGGGCGCCCTCTGGGCCGACCGGATCACCCAGTCCGCCATGGCCCACCAGATCCTGGCCGCCGGCACCGCCACCGAGCACGACCTCCAACGCCTCGCCACCGCATGGCGCCGCTGGTCCGACGCGCCCGACGGCTGGTTCACCATCCTCCACGGCGAACTCCTCTGCCGCGCCTGA